One Desulfovulcanus ferrireducens DNA segment encodes these proteins:
- a CDS encoding cytochrome c3 family protein, producing MYKLFKLFVASFITFFFLSTIGFSQSIDLLKINDPGFAKLGKYKKPPVFFSHDTHVDEYKIKCPTCHHIYKNRKNVWTPDQEVHECSQCHGSSKAELINAYHMKCWGCHKRLKEEYSKADVPTSDCKRCHIPKKNLKSEMKRIKDKMLNKDLKLFEVINKLEVKGFYK from the coding sequence ATGTATAAATTATTCAAATTGTTTGTTGCAAGCTTTATCACATTCTTCTTTTTATCTACAATTGGATTTTCTCAAAGTATCGATTTGCTAAAAATTAACGATCCTGGCTTTGCCAAATTAGGAAAGTATAAAAAGCCTCCTGTGTTTTTTTCTCATGATACTCATGTTGATGAATATAAAATAAAGTGCCCAACTTGTCATCATATATACAAAAATAGAAAAAATGTTTGGACACCTGATCAAGAAGTACATGAATGTTCTCAATGCCATGGAAGTAGTAAAGCTGAACTTATTAATGCATATCATATGAAGTGCTGGGGTTGTCATAAAAGATTAAAGGAGGAATACTCTAAAGCAGACGTTCCAACATCAGATTGTAAGAGATGTCATATCCCCAAAAAAAATTTAAAAAGTGAAATGAAGAGAATTAAAGACAAAATGCTTAATAAAGATTTAAAACTTTTTGAAGTTATTAACAAATTAGAGGTAAAAGGTTTTTATAAATAA
- a CDS encoding GspE/PulE family protein, whose amino-acid sequence MKTNNVLDQTLFSLKLKEAEIYSQHGLLDEAKTIYSSLLAEIEQMPATKEVEIQKKYLIEVYNKLNIKDNKDHFGQNKNVNDKFTVDEIYEKALAFKDLGLFKEALNEYKNILNENFNFEDVVNGIIDCYKSQGQRVKAINFLEQILNKNNFTLQQKDFIKYRLSKLYEESGSYAKSLFFLQDITNKSNFKDLNIKIKSISLRAKGGTKFDYLLQQNIITKAKLQEAYSFSKRENKSIEYVLLKKFGVLKNDLAESLSLYYGCPFYSFDHNISIPSELFKNLKYDYLKHNHWLPIKKNDNQITIVIDNPYDLLREDLIKKLYPNNEINFLVAIKEDIENFIDFYFKQNNQKNEYIKKIIDELNLEFEEKNEEIIANETTVQDSKVVHFVNQMIIDAWQRNASDIHIEPSPSNNITNIRFRIDGVCQPYVQIPNSFSRIVISRIKIMANLDIAEKRLPLDGKIKFKQSDKKQLELRVATLPTSGKYEDVVMRLLQSGKPLKLHELGMSEENLIKFREIISQPYGLILVVGPTGSGKTTTLHSALGYINTPERKIWTAEDPIEISQEGLRQVEINSKIGLTFAKVLRSFLRADPDVIMIGEMRDEETASTGVEASLTGHLVLSTLHTNSAPETVSRLLEMDIDPHNFADSLLGVLSQRLGRRLCEECKEAYHPDEKEFEEIVNEYGKEYFDRLEIKHTKELILYRPKGCPVCAGTGYKGRIGFHELLVNNDDIKNLIKKKAPAEEIRTKAIADGMTTLKQDGIAKIFLGYTDMKEVRRVCMK is encoded by the coding sequence ATGAAAACTAATAATGTTTTAGACCAAACCTTATTCTCTTTAAAATTAAAAGAAGCAGAGATTTATTCTCAACATGGCTTACTGGATGAGGCTAAAACGATCTATTCCTCTTTACTGGCTGAGATAGAACAAATGCCCGCCACTAAAGAAGTTGAAATTCAAAAAAAATATCTAATAGAAGTTTATAATAAACTAAACATAAAAGACAATAAAGATCATTTTGGTCAAAATAAAAATGTAAACGACAAATTTACCGTAGATGAAATTTACGAAAAGGCTTTAGCTTTTAAGGATTTAGGTCTATTTAAAGAAGCTTTAAATGAGTATAAAAACATTTTAAATGAAAATTTCAACTTTGAAGATGTAGTCAATGGAATTATAGATTGTTACAAATCTCAGGGCCAAAGAGTAAAGGCCATAAACTTTCTAGAACAAATACTAAATAAAAATAACTTTACTTTACAACAAAAGGATTTCATAAAATATAGATTATCAAAACTATACGAAGAATCAGGATCCTATGCAAAATCTTTATTCTTCCTTCAGGACATCACAAACAAATCTAACTTTAAAGATTTAAACATCAAGATAAAATCAATTTCATTAAGAGCCAAAGGCGGAACAAAATTTGATTATCTTTTACAACAAAATATAATCACAAAAGCCAAACTACAAGAAGCTTATTCTTTTTCAAAAAGAGAAAACAAGAGTATTGAATACGTATTGCTAAAAAAATTCGGAGTTTTAAAAAATGATTTAGCAGAGTCATTATCTCTATATTATGGTTGTCCTTTTTATTCTTTTGATCATAATATTTCTATTCCATCCGAGTTATTTAAAAATTTAAAATATGATTACCTGAAGCACAACCATTGGCTTCCTATTAAAAAAAATGACAATCAGATTACAATTGTTATTGATAACCCTTATGACTTATTACGTGAAGACTTAATCAAAAAATTATATCCCAATAACGAAATCAACTTTTTAGTTGCCATCAAAGAAGATATTGAAAATTTTATAGATTTTTACTTTAAGCAAAACAATCAAAAAAATGAATATATAAAAAAAATAATAGATGAGTTAAACTTAGAATTTGAAGAAAAGAATGAAGAAATTATTGCAAATGAAACCACGGTCCAGGATAGCAAAGTTGTACATTTTGTTAATCAAATGATAATTGATGCATGGCAAAGAAATGCATCTGATATTCATATTGAGCCTTCTCCTTCAAACAATATTACAAATATAAGATTTCGTATCGATGGCGTTTGTCAGCCTTATGTTCAAATCCCAAATTCCTTTTCCAGGATTGTGATTTCAAGAATAAAAATCATGGCCAACCTAGATATTGCCGAAAAAAGATTGCCCTTGGATGGAAAAATTAAATTTAAACAAAGTGACAAAAAGCAACTTGAGCTTCGTGTGGCCACCTTGCCCACTTCAGGAAAGTATGAAGATGTTGTTATGCGTCTACTCCAAAGTGGAAAGCCTTTAAAACTTCACGAACTAGGGATGTCTGAGGAAAATTTGATTAAATTTAGAGAGATAATATCTCAACCGTACGGTTTAATTCTAGTTGTTGGACCAACTGGCTCTGGCAAAACTACTACTTTGCATTCTGCGCTAGGATACATCAACACTCCCGAAAGAAAAATTTGGACCGCGGAGGACCCTATTGAAATCAGTCAAGAAGGACTACGTCAGGTTGAAATAAACTCAAAAATAGGTTTAACTTTTGCCAAAGTATTACGCTCTTTTCTAAGAGCTGATCCTGACGTAATTATGATCGGGGAAATGCGTGATGAGGAGACAGCATCTACTGGAGTGGAAGCCTCTTTAACAGGACATTTAGTATTATCAACTTTGCATACCAATAGTGCTCCTGAAACTGTATCGCGGCTTTTAGAAATGGATATAGATCCTCATAATTTTGCTGATTCCCTCTTAGGGGTCTTGTCACAGAGATTAGGAAGAAGGCTGTGCGAGGAATGCAAGGAAGCATATCATCCGGATGAAAAGGAGTTTGAAGAAATTGTTAATGAATATGGCAAAGAATACTTTGATCGTCTAGAAATTAAACATACTAAAGAGTTAATTTTATATCGCCCCAAAGGATGTCCGGTTTGTGCTGGCACCGGATACAAAGGAAGGATAGGTTTTCATGAGTTACTCGTTAATAATGACGACATTAAAAACTTAATCAAAAAAAAAGCCCCTGCCGAGGAAATTAGAACCAAAGCCATAGCCGATGGTATGACCACCCTGAAGCAGGACGGCATTGCTAAAATTTTTCTAGGGTATACCGATATGAAAGAAGTAAGGCGTGTGTGTATGAAATAG